One part of the Arabidopsis thaliana chromosome 1 sequence genome encodes these proteins:
- the AGD2 gene encoding ARF-GAP domain 2 (ARF-GAP domain 2 (AGD2); FUNCTIONS IN: ARF GTPase activator activity, zinc ion binding; INVOLVED IN: regulation of ARF GTPase activity; LOCATED IN: cytoplasm; EXPRESSED IN: 22 plant structures; EXPRESSED DURING: 15 growth stages; CONTAINS InterPro DOMAIN/s: Arf GTPase activating protein (InterPro:IPR001164), Pleckstrin homology-type (InterPro:IPR011993), Ankyrin repeat-containing domain (InterPro:IPR020683), BAR (InterPro:IPR004148), Pleckstrin homology (InterPro:IPR001849), Ankyrin repeat (InterPro:IPR002110); BEST Arabidopsis thaliana protein match is: ARF-GAP domain 4 (TAIR:AT1G10870.1); Has 22643 Blast hits to 15173 proteins in 641 species: Archae - 75; Bacteria - 1664; Metazoa - 11505; Fungi - 2316; Plants - 1355; Viruses - 192; Other Eukaryotes - 5536 (source: NCBI BLink).), protein MAGFINLEDSPMFQKQVFSLEGTSDELKDRCQKLYKGVKKFMGALGEASTGVSAFADSLEEFGAGHDDPVSVSIGGPVISKFINTLRELSSYKEFLRSQVEHVLLERLTNFMTVDLQEAKESRRRFDKAVHSYDQAREKFVSLKKNTRGDIVAELEEDLENSKSAFEKSRFNLVNSLMTIEAKKKYEFLESISAIMDSHFKYFKLGYDLLSQLEPYIHQVLTYAQQSKEQSKIEQDRFAQRIQEFRTQSELDSQQASAKADPSDVGGNHVYRAIPRKNVEANSVSTADKEVTKQGYLLKRSASLRADWKRRFFVLDNHGSLYYYRNTGNKSAKSQHYYSGLGEHSSGVFGRFRTRHNRSASQGSLDCNMIDLRTSLIKLDAEDTDLRLCFRIISPQKTYTLQAENGADRMDWVNKITAAITIRLNSHFLQQSPARYLDKKNTSSGPATENLTLNQKEDYNQRLNVGDDVLTILREIPGNNTCAECNAPDPDWASLNLGVLMCIECSGVHRNLGVHISKVRSLTLDVKVWEPTILDLFRNLGNGYCNSVWEELLHHLDDDSEKGSTDTLASVSKPSSEDWFTLKEKYINGKYLEKALVVKDEREANSTASSRIWEAVQSRNIRDIYRLIVKADANIINTKFDDITDLDVYHHHHVDAPDEVKKRHDPNACQRIKNSNEARNCLQGCSLLHVACQSGDPILLELLLQFGADINMRDYHGRTPLHHCIASGNNAFAKVLLRRGARPSIEDGGGLSVLERAMEMGAITDEELFLLLAECQ, encoded by the exons ATGGCGGGTTTTATCAATCTTGAGGATTCCCCAATGTTTCAAAAACAG GTCTTCTCCTTGGAAGGGACAAGTGATGAGCTTAAAGATCGTTGTCAGAAGTTATACAAAGGTGTTAAGAAGTTCAT gGGAGCTTTAGGAGAGGCATCTACTGGAGTTAGTGCCTTTGCAGATTCTCTTGAAGAGTTTGGTGCTGGACATGATGATCCAGTCAGTGTTTCAATTGGAG GTCCAGTAATATCTAAGTTCATAAATACACTTCGAGAGCTCTCCTCTTATAAGGAGTTTCTTCGCTCACAG GTGGAGCATGTATTACTTGAGAGGCTGACAAACTTTATGACTGTTGATCTACAAGAAGCAAAG GAGTCTCGGCGTCGGTTCGATAAAGCTGTCCATTCTTATGATCAG GCACGCGAAAAGTTTGTGTCGCTAAAGAAGAATACCAGAGGAGACATTGTTGCTGAGTTGGAAGAG GATTTGGAGAACTCGAAGTCAGCATTTGAGAAAAGTCGTTTCAATCTA GTAAATTCACTGATGACCATTGAAGCAAAAAAGAAGTACGAGTTCTTGGAATCTATAAGTGCAATTATGGATTCccatttcaaatattttaagctt GGTTATGATCTATTAAGTCAATTGGAGCCTTACATCCATCAG GTATTGACATACGCACAACAGTCAAAAGAACAGTCTAAGATTGAACAAGATCGATTTGCACAACGCATTCAAGAATTCAGGACTCAATCTGAATTAGACAGCCAACAGGCCTCTGCTAAAGCAGATCCCTCCGATGTTGGTGGAAACCATGTTTATAGAGCTATCCCCCGTAAAAACGTAGAAGCAAACTCAGTTTCAACAGCAGACAAGGAA GTAACTAAACAAGGGTATCTATTAAAGCGATCAGCTAGTTTGAGAGCTGATTGGAAAAGGAGATTCTTTGTGCTTGACAACCATGGATCCCTATACTATTACAGAAACACCGGTAATAAATCAGCG aaatCTCAGCATTACTACAGTGGTTTAGGAGAGCATAGTAGCGGCGTCTTTGGGAGATTTCGTACAAGACACAATCGATCAGCTTCACAGGGAAGCCTAGATTGCAATATGATCGATCTCCGTACTTCACTGATAAAATTGGACGCAGAGGACACAGATCTTCGACTCTGTTTTAGAATTATATCTCCTCAAAAGACTTACACACTACAG GCTGAAAATGGAGCTGATAGGATGGATTGGGTAAATAAGATCACAGCAGCTATAACAATACGTCTGAATTCTCATTTTCTGCAGCAG TCACCAGCAAGATACTTGGATAAAAAGAATACTAGTTCTGGTCCTGCCACTGAAAACCTCACCCtgaatcaaaaagaagattataaTCAAAGACTAAATGTGGGGGATGACGTCCTTACAATACTCAGAGAAATTCCTGGAAATAACACTTGTGCAGAATGCAATGCACCTGACCCCGATTGGGCATCATTGAATCTTGGAGTTTTGATGTGCATTGAATGCTCTGGTGTTCACAGGAATCTCGGCGTTCATATATCCAAG GTGAGATCGCTCACATTGGATGTGAAAGTATGGGAGCCTACAATCTTGGACTTATTTCGGAACTTAGGCAACGGATACTGTAATTCAGTCTGGGAGGAGCTACTTCATCACCTTGACGATGACAG TGAAAAGGGATCGACAGACACACTTGCATCAGTTTCGAAACCATCTTCAGAAGATTGGTTTACTCTGAAGGAGAAATATATTAACGGAAAG TACCTGGAGAAAGCACTAGTTGTcaaagatgaaagagaagCAAATTCTACTGCCTCAAGTAGAATATGGGAAGCGGTTCAAAGCAGGAACATAAGAGACATCTACCGACTCATTGTAAAAGCAGAtgcaaatatcatcaataccAAGTTCGATGATATTACTGACCTTGATGTATATCACCACCACCATGTTGATGCACCAGATGAAGTAAAGAAAAGGCACGATCCAAATGCGTGTCAGAGAATCAAGAATTCGAACGAAGCAAGAAACTGTCTTCAAGGCTGCTCATTGTTGCATGTGGCGTGTCAAAGCGGTGACCCAATCTTGCTTGAACTGCTGTTGCAGTTCGGGGCTGACATAAACATGAGAGATTACCACGGACGAACTCCATTACACCATTGCATCGCATCAGGGAACAACGCATTTGCAAAGGTTTTGCTGAGAAG AGGTGCTCGTCCATCAATAGAGGATGGTGGAGGATTAAGTGTGTTGGAAAGGGCAATGGAGATGGGAGCCATAACCGATGAAGAGCTCTTCCTTCTATTAGCAGAGTGTCAGTAA
- the AGD2 gene encoding ARF-GAP domain 2 produces MTVDLQEAKESRRRFDKAVHSYDQAREKFVSLKKNTRGDIVAELEEDLENSKSAFEKSRFNLVNSLMTIEAKKKYEFLESISAIMDSHFKYFKLGYDLLSQLEPYIHQVLTYAQQSKEQSKIEQDRFAQRIQEFRTQSELDSQQASAKADPSDVGGNHVYRAIPRKNVEANSVSTADKEVTKQGYLLKRSASLRADWKRRFFVLDNHGSLYYYRNTGNKSAKSQHYYSGLGEHSSGVFGRFRTRHNRSASQGSLDCNMIDLRTSLIKLDAEDTDLRLCFRIISPQKTYTLQAENGADRMDWVNKITAAITIRLNSHFLQQSPARYLDKKNTSSGPATENLTLNQKEDYNQRLNVGDDVLTILREIPGNNTCAECNAPDPDWASLNLGVLMCIECSGVHRNLGVHISKVRSLTLDVKVWEPTILDLFRNLGNGYCNSVWEELLHHLDDDSEKGSTDTLASVSKPSSEDWFTLKEKYINGKYLEKALVVKDEREANSTASSRIWEAVQSRNIRDIYRLIVKADANIINTKFDDITDLDVYHHHHVDAPDEVKKRHDPNACQRIKNSNEARNCLQGCSLLHVACQSGDPILLELLLQFGADINMRDYHGRTPLHHCIASGNNAFAKVLLRRGARPSIEDGGGLSVLERAMEMGAITDEELFLLLAECQ; encoded by the exons ATGACTGTTGATCTACAAGAAGCAAAG GAGTCTCGGCGTCGGTTCGATAAAGCTGTCCATTCTTATGATCAG GCACGCGAAAAGTTTGTGTCGCTAAAGAAGAATACCAGAGGAGACATTGTTGCTGAGTTGGAAGAG GATTTGGAGAACTCGAAGTCAGCATTTGAGAAAAGTCGTTTCAATCTA GTAAATTCACTGATGACCATTGAAGCAAAAAAGAAGTACGAGTTCTTGGAATCTATAAGTGCAATTATGGATTCccatttcaaatattttaagctt GGTTATGATCTATTAAGTCAATTGGAGCCTTACATCCATCAG GTATTGACATACGCACAACAGTCAAAAGAACAGTCTAAGATTGAACAAGATCGATTTGCACAACGCATTCAAGAATTCAGGACTCAATCTGAATTAGACAGCCAACAGGCCTCTGCTAAAGCAGATCCCTCCGATGTTGGTGGAAACCATGTTTATAGAGCTATCCCCCGTAAAAACGTAGAAGCAAACTCAGTTTCAACAGCAGACAAGGAA GTAACTAAACAAGGGTATCTATTAAAGCGATCAGCTAGTTTGAGAGCTGATTGGAAAAGGAGATTCTTTGTGCTTGACAACCATGGATCCCTATACTATTACAGAAACACCGGTAATAAATCAGCG aaatCTCAGCATTACTACAGTGGTTTAGGAGAGCATAGTAGCGGCGTCTTTGGGAGATTTCGTACAAGACACAATCGATCAGCTTCACAGGGAAGCCTAGATTGCAATATGATCGATCTCCGTACTTCACTGATAAAATTGGACGCAGAGGACACAGATCTTCGACTCTGTTTTAGAATTATATCTCCTCAAAAGACTTACACACTACAG GCTGAAAATGGAGCTGATAGGATGGATTGGGTAAATAAGATCACAGCAGCTATAACAATACGTCTGAATTCTCATTTTCTGCAGCAG TCACCAGCAAGATACTTGGATAAAAAGAATACTAGTTCTGGTCCTGCCACTGAAAACCTCACCCtgaatcaaaaagaagattataaTCAAAGACTAAATGTGGGGGATGACGTCCTTACAATACTCAGAGAAATTCCTGGAAATAACACTTGTGCAGAATGCAATGCACCTGACCCCGATTGGGCATCATTGAATCTTGGAGTTTTGATGTGCATTGAATGCTCTGGTGTTCACAGGAATCTCGGCGTTCATATATCCAAG GTGAGATCGCTCACATTGGATGTGAAAGTATGGGAGCCTACAATCTTGGACTTATTTCGGAACTTAGGCAACGGATACTGTAATTCAGTCTGGGAGGAGCTACTTCATCACCTTGACGATGACAG TGAAAAGGGATCGACAGACACACTTGCATCAGTTTCGAAACCATCTTCAGAAGATTGGTTTACTCTGAAGGAGAAATATATTAACGGAAAG TACCTGGAGAAAGCACTAGTTGTcaaagatgaaagagaagCAAATTCTACTGCCTCAAGTAGAATATGGGAAGCGGTTCAAAGCAGGAACATAAGAGACATCTACCGACTCATTGTAAAAGCAGAtgcaaatatcatcaataccAAGTTCGATGATATTACTGACCTTGATGTATATCACCACCACCATGTTGATGCACCAGATGAAGTAAAGAAAAGGCACGATCCAAATGCGTGTCAGAGAATCAAGAATTCGAACGAAGCAAGAAACTGTCTTCAAGGCTGCTCATTGTTGCATGTGGCGTGTCAAAGCGGTGACCCAATCTTGCTTGAACTGCTGTTGCAGTTCGGGGCTGACATAAACATGAGAGATTACCACGGACGAACTCCATTACACCATTGCATCGCATCAGGGAACAACGCATTTGCAAAGGTTTTGCTGAGAAG AGGTGCTCGTCCATCAATAGAGGATGGTGGAGGATTAAGTGTGTTGGAAAGGGCAATGGAGATGGGAGCCATAACCGATGAAGAGCTCTTCCTTCTATTAGCAGAGTGTCAGTAA
- the AGL56 gene encoding AGAMOUS-like-56 (AGAMOUS-like-56 (AGL56); FUNCTIONS IN: DNA binding, sequence-specific DNA binding transcription factor activity; INVOLVED IN: N-terminal protein myristoylation, regulation of transcription, DNA-dependent; LOCATED IN: nucleus; EXPRESSED IN: female gametophyte; CONTAINS InterPro DOMAIN/s: Transcription factor, MADS-box (InterPro:IPR002100); BEST Arabidopsis thaliana protein match is: AGAMOUS-like 55 (TAIR:AT1G60920.1); Has 1083 Blast hits to 1083 proteins in 162 species: Archae - 0; Bacteria - 0; Metazoa - 2; Fungi - 2; Plants - 1079; Viruses - 0; Other Eukaryotes - 0 (source: NCBI BLink).) has translation MGGKKTKIEIKKIINKPAKTVAFTKRREGLFRKASQLCLLSPATQIAILAAPMTSKSHASFYSFGHSSVDNVVSSLLYDHPPLTANQDNRSGLGFWWEDKRFDVSENVEELKEAVDAVSRMLNNVRCRLNDAVKSTQRDGGLEILHHQEEEVLQTRNDETKTNQTHEFEGGETSGSASWLENEDDILHFDDDFYTGIDPLF, from the coding sequence ATGGGaggcaaaaaaacaaagattgagATTAAGAAGATCATAAACAAACCCGCAAAAACGGTTGCTTTCACAAAACGCAGGGAAGGTCTCTTCCGCAAAGCTTCACAGCTTTGTCTCCTCTCTCCAGCCACTCAAATCGCAATCTTAGCGGCTCCTATGACTTCCAAATCTCACGCTTCTTTCTACTCTTTCGGTCATTCCTCTGTCGATAACGTTGTCTCCTCTCTGCTTTATGACCATCCTCCTCTTACGGCAAACCAAGACAACAGGTcagggttagggttttggtgGGAAGACAAACGTTTTGACGTATCGGAGAACGTTGAGGAGTTAAAAGAGGCGGTCGATGCTGTTTCGAGGATGTTGAACAATGTGAGATGCCGATTAAATGATGCCGTGAAGAGTACTCAAAGAGATGGAGGTTTAGagattcttcatcatcaggaGGAGGAAGTTCTTCAGACTCGCAACGACGAGACAAAGACGAATCAAACTCACGAATTTGAAGGCGGCGAAACTTCTGGTTCTGCAAGTTGGTTAGAGAACGAGGATGATATTCTTCactttgatgatgatttttatACTGGTATTGATCCTTTGTTTTGA
- the MEE9 gene encoding maternal effect embryo arrest 9 (maternal effect embryo arrest 9 (MEE9); FUNCTIONS IN: molecular_function unknown; INVOLVED IN: embryo development ending in seed dormancy, pollen development; LOCATED IN: plasma membrane; EXPRESSED IN: 22 plant structures; EXPRESSED DURING: 13 growth stages; Has 165 Blast hits to 92 proteins in 39 species: Archae - 0; Bacteria - 18; Metazoa - 11; Fungi - 18; Plants - 26; Viruses - 81; Other Eukaryotes - 11 (source: NCBI BLink).) — translation MEALIHHFTLLSDQALVDKTFDPSRIEDLMRLFEVDSYKAWAALESEQQQELEEAEESLREAELELDRDMEWGMEEYRRTLEEMERMEAAELKELEEKAETARRTGNLMEKAATVAAKRHIAAAMGSAAASMRSAWKTAAGNKVHPS, via the exons ATGGAAGCTCTAATTCACCACTTCACTCTCCTCTCCGATCAAGCTCTTGTCGACAAAACATTCGACCCTTCAAGAATCGAGGACCTCATGCGTCTCTTTGAAGTCGATTCATACAAAGCTTGGGCAGCTCTCGAATCCGAACAGCAACAAGAACtcgaagaagctgaagaatcTCTCCGTGAAGCTGAACTTGAACTTGATCG GGATATGGAGTGGGGGATGGAGGAGTATAGGCGGACGTTGGAGGAGATGGAGAGGATGGAGGCGGCGGAGCTGAAAGAGCTTGAGGAGAAAGCGGAGACTGCTCGGAGAACGGGGAATTTAATGGAGAAAGCGGCGACAGTTGCCGCGAAACGACATATTGCGGCGGCGATGGGATCAGCCGCCGCGTCTATGAGATCAGCTTGGAAGACTGCAGCTGGAAATAAGGTTCATCCATCTtga
- the AGD2 gene encoding ARF-GAP domain 2, which produces MQVNSLMTIEAKKKYEFLESISAIMDSHFKYFKLGYDLLSQLEPYIHQVLTYAQQSKEQSKIEQDRFAQRIQEFRTQSELDSQQASAKADPSDVGGNHVYRAIPRKNVEANSVSTADKEVTKQGYLLKRSASLRADWKRRFFVLDNHGSLYYYRNTGNKSAKSQHYYSGLGEHSSGVFGRFRTRHNRSASQGSLDCNMIDLRTSLIKLDAEDTDLRLCFRIISPQKTYTLQAENGADRMDWVNKITAAITIRLNSHFLQQSPARYLDKKNTSSGPATENLTLNQKEDYNQRLNVGDDVLTILREIPGNNTCAECNAPDPDWASLNLGVLMCIECSGVHRNLGVHISKVRSLTLDVKVWEPTILDLFRNLGNGYCNSVWEELLHHLDDDSEKGSTDTLASVSKPSSEDWFTLKEKYINGKYLEKALVVKDEREANSTASSRIWEAVQSRNIRDIYRLIVKADANIINTKFDDITDLDVYHHHHVDAPDEVKKRHDPNACQRIKNSNEARNCLQGCSLLHVACQSGDPILLELLLQFGADINMRDYHGRTPLHHCIASGNNAFAKVLLRRGARPSIEDGGGLSVLERAMEMGAITDEELFLLLAECQ; this is translated from the exons ATGCAGGTAAATTCACTGATGACCATTGAAGCAAAAAAGAAGTACGAGTTCTTGGAATCTATAAGTGCAATTATGGATTCccatttcaaatattttaagctt GGTTATGATCTATTAAGTCAATTGGAGCCTTACATCCATCAG GTATTGACATACGCACAACAGTCAAAAGAACAGTCTAAGATTGAACAAGATCGATTTGCACAACGCATTCAAGAATTCAGGACTCAATCTGAATTAGACAGCCAACAGGCCTCTGCTAAAGCAGATCCCTCCGATGTTGGTGGAAACCATGTTTATAGAGCTATCCCCCGTAAAAACGTAGAAGCAAACTCAGTTTCAACAGCAGACAAGGAA GTAACTAAACAAGGGTATCTATTAAAGCGATCAGCTAGTTTGAGAGCTGATTGGAAAAGGAGATTCTTTGTGCTTGACAACCATGGATCCCTATACTATTACAGAAACACCGGTAATAAATCAGCG aaatCTCAGCATTACTACAGTGGTTTAGGAGAGCATAGTAGCGGCGTCTTTGGGAGATTTCGTACAAGACACAATCGATCAGCTTCACAGGGAAGCCTAGATTGCAATATGATCGATCTCCGTACTTCACTGATAAAATTGGACGCAGAGGACACAGATCTTCGACTCTGTTTTAGAATTATATCTCCTCAAAAGACTTACACACTACAG GCTGAAAATGGAGCTGATAGGATGGATTGGGTAAATAAGATCACAGCAGCTATAACAATACGTCTGAATTCTCATTTTCTGCAGCAG TCACCAGCAAGATACTTGGATAAAAAGAATACTAGTTCTGGTCCTGCCACTGAAAACCTCACCCtgaatcaaaaagaagattataaTCAAAGACTAAATGTGGGGGATGACGTCCTTACAATACTCAGAGAAATTCCTGGAAATAACACTTGTGCAGAATGCAATGCACCTGACCCCGATTGGGCATCATTGAATCTTGGAGTTTTGATGTGCATTGAATGCTCTGGTGTTCACAGGAATCTCGGCGTTCATATATCCAAG GTGAGATCGCTCACATTGGATGTGAAAGTATGGGAGCCTACAATCTTGGACTTATTTCGGAACTTAGGCAACGGATACTGTAATTCAGTCTGGGAGGAGCTACTTCATCACCTTGACGATGACAG TGAAAAGGGATCGACAGACACACTTGCATCAGTTTCGAAACCATCTTCAGAAGATTGGTTTACTCTGAAGGAGAAATATATTAACGGAAAG TACCTGGAGAAAGCACTAGTTGTcaaagatgaaagagaagCAAATTCTACTGCCTCAAGTAGAATATGGGAAGCGGTTCAAAGCAGGAACATAAGAGACATCTACCGACTCATTGTAAAAGCAGAtgcaaatatcatcaataccAAGTTCGATGATATTACTGACCTTGATGTATATCACCACCACCATGTTGATGCACCAGATGAAGTAAAGAAAAGGCACGATCCAAATGCGTGTCAGAGAATCAAGAATTCGAACGAAGCAAGAAACTGTCTTCAAGGCTGCTCATTGTTGCATGTGGCGTGTCAAAGCGGTGACCCAATCTTGCTTGAACTGCTGTTGCAGTTCGGGGCTGACATAAACATGAGAGATTACCACGGACGAACTCCATTACACCATTGCATCGCATCAGGGAACAACGCATTTGCAAAGGTTTTGCTGAGAAG AGGTGCTCGTCCATCAATAGAGGATGGTGGAGGATTAAGTGTGTTGGAAAGGGCAATGGAGATGGGAGCCATAACCGATGAAGAGCTCTTCCTTCTATTAGCAGAGTGTCAGTAA